One stretch of Sphingomonas rosea DNA includes these proteins:
- the dcd gene encoding dCTP deaminase, with translation MSILSDRWIREQAQSTGMIEPFVEAQRRDGCISYGLSSYGYDARVADEFKIFTNVDSAVVDPKDFASNSFVDRKTDCCIIPPNSFALARTVEYFRVPRDVLVICLGKSTYARCGIIVNVTPLEPGWEGHVTLEFSNTTPLPAKIYANEGACQFLFLQGNEPCEVSYADRAGKYQGQRGVTLPRL, from the coding sequence ATGAGCATCCTATCCGACCGCTGGATCCGCGAGCAGGCCCAATCGACCGGCATGATCGAACCCTTCGTCGAGGCACAGAGGCGCGACGGGTGCATCAGCTATGGCCTGTCCTCCTACGGCTACGATGCGCGGGTGGCGGACGAATTCAAGATCTTCACCAACGTCGATTCGGCGGTGGTCGACCCCAAGGACTTCGCCTCGAACAGCTTCGTCGACCGCAAGACCGATTGCTGCATCATCCCGCCCAACAGCTTCGCGCTCGCCCGGACGGTGGAATATTTCCGGGTGCCGCGCGACGTGCTGGTGATCTGCCTCGGCAAATCGACCTATGCCCGCTGCGGGATCATCGTGAACGTGACCCCGCTCGAGCCGGGCTGGGAGGGCCATGTGACGCTGGAGTTCAGCAACACCACCCCGCTTCCCGCCAAGATCTATGCCAACGAGGGCGCGTGCCAGTTCCTGTTCCTCCAGGGCAACGAGCCGTGCGAGGTGAGCTACGCCGACCGGGCGGGCAAATATCAGGGCCAGCGCGGGGTGACTTTGCCGCGGCTGTGA
- a CDS encoding NAD(P)H-dependent oxidoreductase — translation MPRTIAVLRGSPRAQSLTTKLAKAIELAVGDRLSFRDVEIHDLPLYNPDHEKDAPHPQWDAFRAAVKGCDGLLFVSPEWNRSIPGGLKNAIDIGSRPYGQGVFQKKPTAVVTQSTGGTGGFGCNHHLRQCLVHLDGIVLGQPEMYVGNLSEDKFGDDGRITDEGLAKLVDGFADTFVAWVDKQA, via the coding sequence ATGCCCCGCACCATCGCCGTCCTCCGCGGAAGCCCGCGCGCCCAGAGCCTCACCACCAAGCTCGCCAAGGCGATCGAGCTTGCCGTCGGCGACCGGCTGAGCTTCCGGGACGTCGAGATCCACGACCTGCCGCTCTACAATCCCGACCATGAGAAAGACGCACCGCACCCGCAGTGGGACGCTTTCCGCGCAGCGGTGAAGGGCTGCGACGGCCTCCTGTTCGTCTCGCCCGAATGGAACCGCTCGATCCCGGGCGGGCTCAAGAATGCGATCGACATCGGCTCGCGCCCCTATGGGCAGGGCGTCTTCCAGAAAAAGCCCACCGCGGTCGTCACCCAGTCGACCGGCGGGACCGGCGGCTTCGGCTGCAATCACCACCTTCGCCAGTGCCTCGTCCACCTCGACGGAATCGTCCTCGGCCAGCCCGAAATGTATGTCGGCAACCTGTCGGAAGATAAGTTCGGCGATGATGGCCGGATCACCGATGAGGGCCTCGCCAAGCTGGTCGACGGTTTTGCCGACACCTTCGTCGCCTGGGTCGACAAGCAGGCCTGA
- a CDS encoding YegP family protein, whose protein sequence is MAHKFVIKKSSNGEYVASFEYNGEKVFWTETYKSKSSAQNAIDSIKKNGPMAEVHDAT, encoded by the coding sequence GTGGCTCACAAGTTCGTGATCAAGAAGTCGTCCAACGGCGAATATGTCGCCAGCTTCGAATATAATGGCGAAAAGGTCTTCTGGACCGAGACCTACAAGAGCAAATCCTCGGCCCAGAACGCGATCGATTCGATCAAGAAGAACGGCCCCATGGCCGAGGTCCACGACGCAACCTGA
- the rnr gene encoding ribonuclease R has product MPRKPAQSGLPTPKQILDFIQQSGQPAGKREIARAFGLNGHDKIMLKALLKDMADEGLIDSAPGRAFHRAGGIPRVTVLRVIAVEEGAIAVPDTWQGEGPPPKLRVIEKGRRSALALNDRILARTEERGEGHVAHLMKKLQRSADLILGVVHEDEAGKLWLKPTDKRERRQLPISELGDAATGDLVLAEPSGKPPRVSARVDAVLGDPFAPRSFSLIAIHKHGLPHEFARDTVDEARKVSTLPLGHDREDLRHLPIVAIDPPDARDHDDAIWAHPREEGGWDAIVAIADVSFYVRPGSDLDREARRRGNSVYFPDRVVPMLPHELSSDICSLKEGADRAALACHLVIAPDGTLKSWHFTRAVIRVAANIAYEAAQAAIDGKGGVEPELVEHALKPLWDCWKALFAARTRREPLELDLPERQVVLDEKGRITSVAPRERLDAHKLVEDYMIAANVAAAKALEAKKAPVMYRVHETPGREKLVALKDYLATFDLEFALGQTIRAGTFNRILERVGEHDSRPEIMEQVLRTQTQARYAPDTLGHFGLSLSSYAHFTSPIRRYADLLVHRALVTAYRLGEGGLPPEDATSFTEIGEHISMLERRAMEAERETIDRYVAAYLADHVGEILDCRISGVQPFGIFATVEGLGGDGLIPAGDLGQEYFRYDEAARQLVGDDTQETFKVGQRLKLRLTEANPVSGALRFELPEGSYSRGPGDRRDRTRRPSMGKRGRPANIRHQGRKRR; this is encoded by the coding sequence TTGCCCCGCAAGCCCGCCCAGTCCGGCCTTCCCACCCCCAAGCAGATCCTCGACTTCATCCAGCAGTCGGGCCAGCCCGCCGGCAAGCGCGAGATCGCCCGCGCCTTCGGCCTCAACGGGCACGACAAGATCATGCTCAAGGCGCTCCTGAAGGACATGGCCGACGAGGGGCTGATCGATAGCGCCCCGGGCCGCGCCTTCCACCGCGCCGGCGGAATCCCGCGCGTCACCGTGCTGCGCGTCATCGCGGTCGAGGAGGGGGCGATCGCGGTGCCCGACACGTGGCAGGGCGAGGGGCCCCCGCCCAAGCTTCGGGTCATCGAGAAAGGCCGCCGCTCGGCGCTGGCCCTTAATGACCGCATTCTCGCCCGCACCGAGGAGCGCGGCGAGGGCCACGTCGCCCACCTGATGAAGAAGCTGCAGCGCTCGGCCGACCTCATCCTCGGCGTCGTCCACGAGGACGAGGCGGGCAAGCTTTGGCTCAAGCCCACCGACAAGCGCGAACGCCGCCAGCTTCCCATATCCGAGCTCGGCGATGCCGCCACCGGCGACCTCGTGCTCGCCGAGCCCTCGGGCAAGCCGCCGCGCGTCTCGGCCCGGGTCGACGCCGTGCTGGGCGACCCCTTCGCCCCGCGCAGCTTCAGCCTCATCGCCATCCACAAGCACGGGCTCCCCCACGAATTTGCCCGCGACACCGTCGACGAGGCCCGCAAGGTTTCGACCCTGCCGCTCGGCCATGATCGCGAGGACCTGCGCCACCTCCCCATCGTCGCGATCGACCCCCCCGACGCGCGCGACCATGACGACGCCATCTGGGCGCACCCGCGCGAGGAGGGCGGCTGGGACGCCATCGTCGCCATCGCCGACGTCAGCTTCTACGTCCGCCCCGGCTCCGACCTCGACCGCGAGGCCCGCCGTCGTGGCAACAGCGTCTATTTTCCCGACCGCGTCGTGCCGATGCTCCCCCACGAGCTTTCCTCCGACATCTGCTCGCTCAAGGAAGGCGCCGACCGCGCCGCGCTCGCCTGCCATCTCGTGATCGCCCCCGACGGCACATTGAAGAGCTGGCACTTCACCCGCGCGGTCATCCGCGTCGCCGCCAACATCGCCTACGAGGCCGCGCAGGCCGCGATCGACGGCAAGGGCGGGGTCGAACCCGAACTGGTCGAGCATGCCCTAAAGCCCCTCTGGGACTGCTGGAAGGCCCTCTTCGCCGCCCGGACCAGACGCGAGCCGCTCGAACTCGACCTTCCCGAGCGGCAGGTCGTCCTCGACGAGAAGGGCCGCATCACCTCGGTCGCCCCGCGCGAGCGCCTCGACGCCCACAAGCTGGTCGAGGACTATATGATCGCCGCCAACGTCGCCGCCGCCAAGGCGCTCGAGGCGAAGAAGGCGCCGGTCATGTACCGCGTCCACGAGACTCCGGGCCGCGAGAAGCTGGTCGCCTTGAAGGACTATCTCGCCACCTTCGACCTCGAATTCGCGCTCGGGCAGACGATCCGCGCGGGCACCTTCAACCGCATCCTCGAGCGCGTCGGCGAGCACGATTCGCGCCCCGAGATCATGGAGCAGGTCCTGCGCACCCAGACCCAGGCCCGCTACGCCCCCGACACGCTCGGCCACTTCGGCTTGTCGCTCTCCTCCTACGCGCACTTCACCTCGCCGATCCGCCGCTACGCCGACCTCCTCGTCCACCGTGCGCTGGTCACCGCCTACCGGCTGGGCGAAGGCGGCTTGCCGCCCGAGGACGCGACCAGCTTCACCGAGATCGGCGAGCATATCTCGATGCTCGAGCGGCGCGCGATGGAGGCCGAGCGCGAGACCATCGACCGCTATGTCGCGGCCTATCTCGCCGACCACGTGGGCGAGATCCTCGACTGCCGCATCTCGGGCGTCCAGCCGTTCGGCATCTTTGCGACCGTCGAGGGCCTGGGCGGCGACGGCCTCATTCCCGCCGGCGACCTGGGGCAGGAATATTTCCGCTACGACGAGGCCGCGCGCCAGCTCGTCGGCGACGACACGCAGGAGACCTTCAAGGTCGGCCAGCGACTGAAGCTTCGCCTGACCGAGGCCAATCCGGTCAGCGGCGCACTCCGCTTCGAGCTTCCCGAAGGTAGCTATTCGCGTGGTCCCGGCGACCGCCGCGACCGGACGCGCCGTCCCTCCATGGGCAAGCGCGGCCGCCCCGCGAACATCCGCCACCAGGGGCGCAAGCGCCGCTGA
- a CDS encoding DMT family transporter, with protein sequence MTATDTDRPATQSPLAGILLRLLTAVLLAVMFALVKLTGNRGVHVVESLFYRQIGSAVCATGLVLAGPGLQSLRTRRIGAHVGRMALGLGAMALNFLAFMLLPMAEATAIGFTVPIFATVLAALSLGEPTGRWRWGAVVAGFAGVLLILHPGTGDVPLTGAAVALVGALLTASVTVVIRRLGATERASTTVFWFATSSLVPLGLLMLYFGKAHDSTTFALLASLALAGGLAQLTLTASLRLAPVALVMPMDYTSLLWATLLGAWLFAEVPSASIWLGAPVIIASGLVIVWREHHLARRAALEARAETPT encoded by the coding sequence ATGACAGCGACGGACACCGACCGCCCGGCGACGCAATCGCCGCTCGCCGGAATCCTCCTGCGCCTCCTCACTGCCGTCCTCCTCGCGGTCATGTTCGCGCTGGTGAAGCTCACCGGCAACCGCGGCGTCCACGTGGTCGAGAGCCTGTTCTACCGCCAGATCGGCTCGGCGGTCTGCGCCACCGGCCTCGTCCTTGCCGGCCCCGGCCTGCAATCGCTCCGCACCCGCCGCATCGGCGCCCATGTCGGGCGGATGGCGCTCGGCCTCGGGGCGATGGCCTTGAACTTCCTCGCCTTCATGCTCCTGCCGATGGCCGAGGCGACCGCGATCGGCTTCACCGTCCCCATCTTCGCCACCGTGCTCGCCGCCCTAAGCCTCGGTGAGCCGACCGGCCGCTGGCGCTGGGGCGCGGTCGTCGCGGGCTTCGCGGGCGTGCTCCTCATCCTCCACCCCGGCACCGGCGACGTGCCGCTGACCGGCGCCGCGGTCGCGCTCGTCGGCGCGCTGCTCACCGCCAGCGTCACCGTCGTCATCCGCCGCTTGGGAGCGACCGAGCGTGCCTCGACCACCGTCTTCTGGTTCGCGACCAGCAGCCTCGTGCCCCTGGGCCTCCTGATGCTCTACTTCGGCAAGGCGCATGACTCGACCACCTTCGCGCTGCTCGCCAGCCTCGCGCTCGCCGGCGGCCTCGCGCAGCTGACCCTCACCGCCAGCCTCCGCCTCGCCCCGGTCGCGCTCGTCATGCCGATGGACTATACCAGCCTCCTCTGGGCGACCCTGCTCGGCGCCTGGCTCTTCGCCGAGGTGCCGAGCGCGTCGATCTGGCTCGGCGCGCCCGTCATCATCGCGTCGGGCCTCGTCATCGTCTGGCGCGAACACCATCTTGCCCGGCGCGCCGCCCTCGAAGCGCGCGCCGAGACCCCGACCTAA